A window of the Bdellovibrio sp. ZAP7 genome harbors these coding sequences:
- a CDS encoding ABC transporter permease, translated as MEFFFMIFALALATLRLATPLIFASMGGMMSERSGVVNVALESFMLVGAFAGSVVAVYSSSAWLGWGAALVAGLIIGALYALFVIELGADQIVTGMAFNLLVMGVIPFATKILFNSTGSTPPLPAEFRFAYEPLIFAFVLVALLTFWLKKSRSGLWLLFAGENPEALLAAGISVRKVRWAAVSLSGAFAAWGGASLSLFLASSYSPMMSGGRGFMALAALIFGKWKPLPAFFACLLFAFADAVQIRLQGVQIGGMTIPVQFIQILPYIVTIVALAGFIGASRPPKALGREL; from the coding sequence ATGGAATTCTTTTTCATGATATTTGCTTTAGCCCTGGCGACTTTGCGTTTGGCAACTCCACTGATCTTTGCCTCCATGGGTGGCATGATGAGCGAACGCTCTGGTGTCGTGAACGTAGCCCTGGAAAGCTTTATGCTGGTGGGTGCTTTCGCCGGCTCGGTAGTCGCAGTTTATTCTTCATCAGCGTGGCTGGGTTGGGGTGCCGCTTTGGTTGCCGGACTGATCATTGGTGCGCTTTACGCTTTGTTCGTTATTGAGTTGGGTGCCGATCAAATCGTAACCGGCATGGCATTTAATCTTTTGGTGATGGGTGTGATTCCTTTTGCCACAAAGATTCTGTTTAACTCCACAGGCTCTACCCCTCCATTGCCAGCAGAGTTCCGTTTTGCATACGAACCCTTGATTTTCGCGTTCGTATTGGTGGCATTGCTGACTTTCTGGCTTAAAAAATCCCGCTCTGGTTTGTGGTTGTTATTTGCTGGTGAAAATCCTGAGGCCTTGCTGGCTGCGGGCATCAGTGTTCGTAAAGTTCGCTGGGCTGCGGTTTCTTTGAGCGGTGCTTTCGCGGCTTGGGGTGGCGCAAGTCTTTCTTTGTTCCTCGCTTCTTCTTATTCACCGATGATGTCAGGCGGTCGCGGCTTTATGGCGTTAGCAGCTTTGATCTTTGGTAAATGGAAACCTTTACCAGCATTCTTTGCCTGCCTGTTGTTCGCTTTTGCAGATGCGGTCCAAATCCGTTTGCAAGGTGTGCAAATCGGCGGCATGACTATTCCCGTTCAATTTATTCAGATTTTACCATACATCGTTACAATTGTTGCCTTGGCGGGATTTATCGGCGCCAGCCGCCCTCCTAAAGCCTTAGGCCGCGAGTTGTAA
- a CDS encoding ABC transporter permease, whose translation MRRLLGFAIGLVAALSLTFLAGENPLNIFMILLKSAFGSTYDLGMTLSYATPMIFCGLSVAIGFHAGMFNIGAEGQLTMAAVTAAAIGVFFPNVPFPVAPLVAFLGALAVGAFWGWIVGLLKALRGSHEVIITIMMNFIAAGLASWFALKVIPNPNSQNPETAMVSANYMFKDYDLIARFFPDTPVNASLVIAIILAVLMWIFLWKTTWGFELRAVGSNPEAAQRSGISAKRIQIIAMALAGACAGCVALSEVIGSAGQYRVGFSPDYGFIGIAVALLAANNPLGIIAAGFLMGALHKGASDLDLETSTITRDFSRIIQAFIILGVAASAYWEYRVRRKRKKD comes from the coding sequence TTGAGACGCTTACTAGGTTTCGCCATTGGTTTGGTAGCGGCCCTTTCACTGACCTTCTTGGCTGGTGAAAATCCACTGAATATTTTTATGATTCTTTTAAAGAGTGCCTTTGGTTCAACTTATGACCTGGGCATGACTTTGTCTTATGCAACTCCAATGATCTTTTGCGGTTTATCAGTTGCGATTGGTTTCCATGCAGGCATGTTCAATATCGGAGCTGAAGGTCAGCTGACCATGGCTGCTGTCACAGCCGCTGCGATTGGTGTGTTTTTTCCAAACGTTCCGTTTCCCGTGGCTCCCCTTGTGGCTTTCTTGGGCGCGCTAGCCGTCGGTGCATTCTGGGGTTGGATTGTGGGTCTGTTGAAAGCTTTGCGTGGAAGCCATGAAGTTATCATCACGATCATGATGAATTTTATCGCAGCTGGCCTTGCCAGCTGGTTTGCTCTTAAAGTTATTCCAAATCCAAATTCACAAAATCCTGAAACGGCGATGGTGTCTGCGAACTATATGTTTAAAGACTATGATTTGATTGCTCGCTTTTTCCCTGACACTCCTGTGAATGCGTCCTTGGTAATCGCTATTATTCTTGCGGTTTTGATGTGGATATTCCTTTGGAAAACCACGTGGGGCTTCGAGTTGCGGGCGGTTGGCTCAAATCCCGAAGCGGCTCAACGTTCAGGTATTTCTGCCAAACGTATTCAAATTATTGCGATGGCTTTGGCTGGCGCTTGCGCTGGTTGCGTGGCTTTGTCTGAAGTTATCGGCAGTGCGGGCCAATACCGTGTGGGCTTCTCTCCCGACTATGGTTTCATCGGTATCGCCGTTGCACTGCTGGCGGCGAACAATCCTTTGGGAATTATCGCTGCTGGTTTCTTAATGGGAGCCCTTCACAAGGGTGCTTCCGATCTGGATTTGGAAACTTCCACTATCACTCGTGATTTCTCTCGTATTATTCAGGCATTTATCATTCTTGGTGTGGCGGCGAGTGCTTACTGGGAATATCGCGTTCGTCGCAAAAGGAAGAAGGACTAA
- a CDS encoding ABC transporter ATP-binding protein — MNQVPAVEFRRISKIFGDCVANEDISFKVTAGTIHGIVGENGAGKSTAMKILFGLYTPSGGEFLVHGTTQEFTSSIDAMKAKIGMVHQHFMLAEPLTALDNILLQQEGGPFSLLPRAEQIKHLNEVAKRYGFEVDLHAKVEDLSVGAQQRVEILKILSQNSEILILDEPTAVLTPQEVQDFFKNLRQLKAEGKTILIITHKLKEVMALTDEVTVFRSGKVIGCRKTSETSIPELAEMMVGRRLQNPHERNTTIDPKPVIEIQNLSATLGNHSVENLNLTVHTREVVGVAGVEGNGQDILIRALLDKHAFSKKHLSGKIATHGQVGSFPEDRLRFGVLPTRPAYENYLLGQHRSAKFARGIFLKMKDVIQATRKAMEQYDVRPRNENLTFSSFSGGNQQKLVVARALLQHPQAVIAAQPTRGVDIGAIEFIHNEIRAARDAGAGVLLISSELDELMALSDRILVLYKGHFVAEFSRQEFDEIKIGAAMGGGH, encoded by the coding sequence ATGAACCAAGTTCCTGCTGTTGAATTCCGACGTATCTCGAAAATTTTCGGTGATTGCGTCGCCAATGAAGATATCTCTTTCAAAGTCACAGCAGGCACGATCCACGGGATCGTAGGCGAAAACGGCGCCGGCAAATCCACCGCCATGAAAATCCTCTTCGGACTTTACACACCATCTGGTGGAGAGTTCCTGGTTCATGGCACCACTCAAGAGTTCACCTCCTCGATCGACGCCATGAAGGCCAAAATCGGAATGGTTCACCAGCACTTTATGTTGGCAGAACCCCTGACGGCTTTGGACAATATCCTTCTTCAACAAGAAGGCGGTCCATTTTCACTTCTTCCTCGCGCAGAACAAATCAAACATTTGAACGAAGTGGCGAAACGCTATGGTTTCGAAGTCGATCTGCATGCCAAGGTCGAAGATCTTTCTGTCGGCGCTCAACAACGTGTCGAGATTCTAAAAATCCTTTCACAAAATTCTGAAATTTTGATTCTGGATGAGCCAACAGCAGTTTTGACTCCACAAGAGGTTCAAGACTTCTTTAAAAATCTTCGTCAGTTAAAGGCGGAAGGTAAAACCATCCTTATCATCACTCATAAATTGAAAGAAGTGATGGCACTAACGGATGAAGTGACTGTATTCCGTTCGGGCAAAGTCATCGGCTGTCGTAAAACGTCTGAAACATCCATCCCGGAGCTTGCAGAGATGATGGTCGGTCGCCGCCTGCAAAATCCTCACGAGCGCAATACGACAATCGATCCAAAACCTGTGATCGAAATTCAAAACCTTTCTGCGACGTTGGGCAATCACTCCGTTGAAAACTTGAATCTGACGGTGCATACACGCGAAGTCGTGGGTGTGGCAGGAGTTGAAGGCAATGGTCAGGATATTTTGATTCGGGCATTGTTAGACAAGCATGCGTTTTCCAAAAAACACTTGTCAGGTAAAATCGCGACTCACGGTCAAGTAGGATCCTTCCCGGAAGACCGTTTGCGTTTTGGCGTTTTGCCGACTCGCCCGGCTTATGAAAACTATCTTTTGGGCCAACACCGTTCAGCAAAGTTTGCGCGCGGTATTTTCTTGAAAATGAAAGACGTCATTCAAGCGACTCGCAAAGCGATGGAGCAATATGATGTTCGCCCTCGCAATGAAAACCTAACGTTTTCAAGTTTCTCAGGCGGTAACCAGCAGAAGCTGGTTGTAGCGCGTGCCCTATTGCAACACCCCCAGGCCGTTATTGCCGCTCAACCGACTCGTGGTGTGGATATTGGTGCGATTGAGTTTATTCACAATGAAATTCGCGCCGCCCGTGATGCGGGTGCGGGTGTTTTACTGATTTCTTCCGAGTTGGATGAATTGATGGCTCTGTCTGATCGTATTTTGGTTCTTTATAAAGGTCACTTTGTCGCTGAGTTCTCTCGTCAGGAATTTGATGAGATCAAAATCGGCGCAGCGATGGGAGGTGGCCATTGA
- a CDS encoding BMP family protein has product MTKKFFVTLFLLSISTTTFANIKVGLVLDKGGKDDKSFNSAAYAGATKAEKDLQIELKYVEATDTNAIENLHRNFARKNYDLVIGVGFAQTDAVKKVAAQFPKVKFAIVDGEVTAANVRSLMFEEHEGSFLVGALAAMASKSHSIGFVGGMDIPLIRRFAMGYDAGAKYVDPKIKISENYVGVTGEAWNNPAKSKELALAQYGKGVDVIFVAAGASNSGVFDAAEEKKKFAIGVDSNQNWMKPGTILTSMLKAVDVAVYETIKETKDGKFKAEVARFGLKNNGVDYTLDKYNEKLITPEMKKKVDEIKKKIIAGQIQVPDYYKKK; this is encoded by the coding sequence ATGACAAAAAAGTTTTTCGTTACACTGTTTCTTCTGTCAATCAGCACCACAACTTTCGCAAATATTAAAGTCGGCCTTGTCCTTGATAAAGGTGGTAAGGACGACAAATCTTTCAACTCTGCAGCCTACGCTGGCGCGACAAAAGCAGAAAAAGATCTACAAATCGAATTGAAATACGTTGAAGCAACCGACACGAATGCGATTGAAAATTTGCATCGTAACTTTGCTCGCAAAAATTATGACTTGGTTATCGGTGTTGGCTTTGCACAAACGGATGCAGTAAAAAAAGTTGCAGCACAATTTCCTAAAGTAAAATTCGCTATCGTTGATGGTGAAGTAACAGCAGCGAACGTTCGTTCCTTGATGTTTGAAGAGCACGAAGGTTCTTTCTTGGTCGGTGCTTTGGCGGCAATGGCTTCTAAATCTCACTCTATCGGTTTCGTTGGCGGCATGGACATTCCTTTGATCCGCAGATTTGCAATGGGTTACGATGCTGGCGCAAAATACGTTGATCCAAAAATCAAAATTTCTGAAAACTATGTGGGCGTTACGGGTGAGGCTTGGAACAATCCAGCCAAATCCAAAGAATTGGCACTTGCTCAGTACGGTAAAGGCGTTGACGTGATCTTTGTTGCGGCTGGTGCTTCGAACTCTGGTGTGTTTGACGCTGCTGAAGAGAAAAAGAAATTTGCTATCGGTGTTGATTCGAATCAGAACTGGATGAAACCTGGCACAATCCTAACTTCCATGTTGAAGGCAGTTGATGTAGCAGTATACGAAACCATCAAAGAAACTAAAGATGGTAAATTCAAGGCTGAGGTTGCTCGCTTTGGATTGAAAAACAACGGCGTGGACTACACGCTGGATAAATATAACGAAAAGTTGATCACCCCGGAAATGAAGAAAAAGGTCGACGAGATTAAAAAGAAAATCATCGCAGGCCAAATTCAAGTTCCGGATTACTATAAGAAGAAGTAA
- a CDS encoding Crp/Fnr family transcriptional regulator, producing the protein MESQTILNGGVNSLGFMGQQNINIQTTSNVPYEVIHLKEEEMIFKEGDTPKGLYYVQSGCVKVVVNRSHARGRTTTNEYVTKLVSPGEYFGYKALVKGATAQCHAKAVKSTVLWLYPRELIQVAMAQASPMVKLLLNQSVNDLEAFENTSQLHYLASVQERIAYQLVILADRFGTQTPNGISLNLKLTRNEFAQLASTINESLSRHLTEFKNEGLIDLNGKEIIIKNRDGLMRRSGNF; encoded by the coding sequence ATGGAATCGCAAACGATACTCAACGGCGGAGTTAACTCCCTAGGTTTTATGGGCCAACAAAACATCAACATCCAAACAACTTCGAATGTGCCATACGAAGTTATTCACCTTAAAGAAGAAGAGATGATCTTCAAGGAAGGCGATACTCCTAAAGGATTGTATTATGTGCAATCAGGATGTGTGAAAGTTGTCGTAAATCGTTCTCACGCAAGAGGCCGTACAACGACAAATGAATATGTCACAAAGCTTGTATCTCCAGGGGAATACTTTGGCTACAAGGCATTGGTGAAAGGTGCCACAGCACAATGTCACGCTAAAGCAGTGAAATCGACCGTCTTGTGGTTGTACCCTCGCGAGTTGATCCAAGTTGCTATGGCACAGGCTTCACCAATGGTGAAACTACTTTTGAATCAATCGGTAAATGATTTGGAAGCATTCGAAAACACAAGCCAATTGCATTATTTGGCTTCGGTTCAAGAGCGTATTGCTTACCAATTGGTGATTTTGGCAGACCGCTTCGGTACGCAAACTCCAAATGGAATCTCTTTAAATCTAAAACTAACTCGTAATGAGTTCGCTCAGCTCGCAAGCACGATCAATGAATCGTTGTCTCGTCATCTGACTGAGTTCAAAAACGAAGGTTTGATCGACTTGAACGGTAAAGAAATCATCATCAAAAATCGTGATGGTTTGATGAGACGTTCCGGTAACTTCTAG
- the tsaA gene encoding tRNA (N6-threonylcarbamoyladenosine(37)-N6)-methyltransferase TrmO: protein MEPIGFIESCFKDKFGTPRQPGLVKSAWAKLKIRADLQPEEALQGLEGFSHVWLVWVFHQNKVARYHAKVHPPRMGGKSIGLFATRTPHRPNPIGLSLVELIKVEKDGIIVSGADLVDGTPILDIKPYLPEIESIPNAKTGWTSEVVKDPIQVEFTEHASKVLAQWQQRNPDKKLQEVIEDTLKLDPRPVVYRGYEGAGEAPYRNKHAVRLFDGDVHFEFESANLVRVLDILFTHN from the coding sequence ATGGAACCAATTGGATTTATTGAGAGTTGCTTTAAGGATAAATTTGGCACCCCGCGCCAGCCTGGGTTGGTGAAGAGCGCGTGGGCTAAATTGAAAATCCGCGCGGATCTTCAGCCCGAAGAAGCACTTCAGGGGCTGGAAGGCTTCAGTCATGTCTGGCTGGTGTGGGTCTTCCATCAAAATAAAGTCGCTCGTTATCACGCCAAGGTTCATCCTCCACGCATGGGTGGAAAGAGCATCGGATTGTTTGCGACTCGCACTCCTCATCGGCCGAATCCTATTGGTTTGTCATTAGTGGAGCTCATCAAAGTTGAAAAAGATGGCATCATTGTTTCCGGTGCTGATTTGGTGGATGGAACGCCGATTTTGGATATCAAACCTTATCTTCCTGAAATTGAATCTATCCCGAATGCCAAGACTGGGTGGACTTCCGAAGTTGTAAAGGATCCGATCCAGGTGGAGTTCACTGAGCACGCGTCAAAAGTTCTTGCTCAATGGCAGCAACGAAATCCTGACAAAAAACTGCAAGAAGTGATCGAGGATACATTGAAGTTGGATCCGCGCCCTGTCGTTTATCGTGGTTACGAGGGTGCTGGCGAAGCTCCCTATCGAAATAAACATGCTGTTCGACTGTTTGATGGTGATGTGCACTTTGAATTTGAGAGTGCAAATCTAGTCAGAGTTCTCGATATTCTTTTTACGCATAATTAG
- a CDS encoding isopenicillin N synthase family oxygenase, translating to MRTIETSSHAENSTLRKVPTLSLASYTKGSGSEKARFIDQLFTGLKEYGFIILKDHDVKAADLHKAYDLLEKFYALPEDVKKSYISPTAGFQRGYTPFGKEHAKDSPVMDLKEFWHVGRELVVASELKSIYPDNIWPTDVIPEFKDHFLKLFAALEEAGDVMLEALTMPLEVDKDFFARMTKDGNSILRLLHYPPIPEGVDPRCVRAAAHEDINFITILPAATASGLQLQDRDGTWLDIESEPDTLIVDVGDMLARLTNDVLPSTTHRVINPQDGKNSHRYSMPFFMHPHPTAMLSCLPSCKGTGAKYADITGQDFLMQRLREIGLIK from the coding sequence ATGAGAACGATCGAAACTAGCTCTCACGCAGAGAACAGCACTCTTCGCAAAGTTCCAACTTTAAGCCTGGCAAGTTACACGAAAGGTTCTGGATCTGAAAAAGCCCGTTTCATTGATCAACTTTTCACTGGCCTTAAAGAATACGGTTTCATCATCCTGAAAGATCACGACGTTAAAGCAGCGGATCTTCATAAAGCTTATGACCTTCTTGAAAAATTCTATGCACTTCCCGAAGACGTAAAGAAGTCCTATATCTCTCCGACTGCGGGTTTCCAACGTGGTTACACTCCGTTTGGTAAGGAACACGCGAAAGACTCTCCAGTAATGGATTTGAAAGAGTTCTGGCATGTGGGCCGCGAACTTGTGGTCGCGAGCGAGTTGAAATCTATCTATCCAGACAACATTTGGCCAACGGATGTTATCCCTGAATTCAAAGATCATTTCTTGAAATTATTTGCCGCGCTTGAAGAAGCGGGGGATGTGATGCTTGAAGCTTTGACGATGCCTTTGGAAGTCGACAAAGATTTCTTTGCACGCATGACGAAAGATGGAAATTCAATTCTTCGTTTGTTGCATTATCCACCAATTCCAGAGGGTGTAGATCCTCGTTGCGTGCGTGCAGCGGCTCACGAAGACATTAACTTCATCACAATCCTTCCAGCAGCAACGGCTTCAGGTCTTCAATTGCAAGACCGCGATGGCACATGGTTGGATATCGAATCTGAACCAGATACTTTGATCGTTGACGTGGGTGACATGTTGGCTCGTCTGACAAATGACGTTTTGCCTTCGACTACTCACCGTGTGATCAATCCTCAGGATGGAAAAAACTCGCACCGTTATTCAATGCCGTTCTTTATGCATCCACATCCAACTGCGATGCTAAGCTGCTTGCCATCCTGCAAAGGAACTGGCGCAAAATACGCGGATATCACGGGCCAGGATTTCCTGATGCAACGTCTGCGTGAAATCGGTCTTATCAAATAG